The proteins below are encoded in one region of Candidatus Woesearchaeota archaeon:
- a CDS encoding YjbQ family protein, whose amino-acid sequence MVIKMELSIKTSMKEEMIDITDKVQERVTNLAIKEGTATIQSTHTTAGITINENADPDVKEDILKALSIFDRSDYQHSEGNSSAHVKASLMGNSVSVIIDNGKLQLGTWGGIMFSEFDGPRNRKVLVNIKEK is encoded by the coding sequence ATGGTGATTAAAATGGAATTATCAATAAAAACAAGTATGAAAGAAGAAATGATTGATATAACAGACAAAGTACAAGAGCGAGTTACTAATCTTGCCATTAAAGAAGGCACAGCAACAATACAGTCAACCCACACCACAGCAGGAATAACAATAAATGAGAATGCAGATCCTGATGTGAAGGAAGATATATTGAAGGCTTTGTCGATATTCGACAGGTCTGATTACCAGCACAGCGAGGGAAACAGTTCCGCCCATGTTAAGGCAAGCTTGATGGGGAATTCTGTATCAGTTATTATAGACAACGGTAAGCTGCAGCTGGGCACTTGGGGGGGAATTATGTTCTCCGAGTTTGACGGCCCCAGAAACAGAAAAGTATTGGTTAATATAAAAGAAAAATAA
- a CDS encoding TIGR00270 family protein, whose translation MCGSENRLYKSEIEGTVLNVCKHCAKYGKIIGNVHDKKWVEKFQKKREIKSKLLLSKEQISQAIVEDFAGRIKKKREALGMRQEDFAKKINEKVSLIHKIETGSFEPNINLARKIERFLKIRLIEQVAPETSEIKKTKSGSFTLGDFIKIKE comes from the coding sequence ATGTGCGGTTCTGAGAACAGGCTTTACAAGTCAGAGATAGAGGGAACTGTGCTTAATGTCTGCAAGCACTGCGCAAAATACGGAAAAATTATAGGTAATGTCCATGACAAAAAATGGGTGGAAAAGTTCCAGAAAAAGAGGGAGATAAAATCAAAGCTTTTGCTGTCAAAAGAGCAAATAAGTCAAGCTATTGTGGAGGATTTTGCCGGCAGGATAAAAAAGAAGAGAGAAGCTTTAGGCATGAGACAGGAAGATTTTGCAAAGAAAATAAATGAGAAAGTGAGCTTGATTCATAAGATTGAAACAGGCAGCTTTGAGCCGAACATTAATTTAGCACGAAAAATAGAAAGATTCCTGAAAATCAGATTGATAGAGCAGGTAGCTCCCGAGACAAGTGAGATCAAAAAAACAAAATCCGGCTCTTTTACACTGGGAGATTTTATCAAGATAAAGGAGTGA